One region of Armigeres subalbatus isolate Guangzhou_Male chromosome 3, GZ_Asu_2, whole genome shotgun sequence genomic DNA includes:
- the LOC134225038 gene encoding uncharacterized protein LOC134225038 isoform X2: MSDDETELLDDFLSGVSQFESNVTALTRVLEEYTGEAIEFEHLDDDIRRLEATSRTLCNSVEKAVQQMVPGLLAEVEAKNRQLDQLSVSNRNFETATKAHKEKIAQLEQELRATRDQAVGQFESVSWIGSIMGAMLWKSCKQHESVKSLIGTDSLRDFLGMSNCVLSSFVARQGASGAAKLSSDSEDYKFMATICGCLTNLAAFPEGRTYLAVETDGLLFANNLLLALELFRMPEGRLLKRMSLTFVFNICLENNGAKFVLGDEGRFGSIVRCLDQGNSEDVLTLAASLLVRLIKAVPDFRAKAVISSKITKGVVKQIVNNSSSELKETASHLLELIEYDWIKAAVNNVK, translated from the exons ATGTCTGATGACGAAACGGAACTTCTG GACGACTTTCTGAGCGGTGTTTCCCAGTTCGAATCGAACGTGACCGCACTGACCCGTGTGCTGGAAGAGTACACAGGGGAAGCGATCGAGTTTGAACACTTGGATGACGACATTCGTCGTTTGGAAGCAACCAGCAGAACCCTTTGCAACTCGGTGGAAAAAGCAGTTCAACAGATGGTGCCAGGATTGTTGGCGG AAGTTGAAGCGAAGAACCGACAGCTGGATCAGCTTAGCGTGTCCAACAGAAATTTCGAAACGGCAACGAAAGCTCACAAGGAGAAGATCGCCCAGTTGGAGCAGGAACTGAGGGCCACCAGAGA CCAGGCGGTTGGCCAGTTCGAATCCGTCTCGTGGATCGGATCGATAATGGGCGCAATGCTGTGGAAATCGTGCAAACAGCACGAAAGCGTCAAATCGCTAATTGGAACCGACAGCCTGCGGGACTTCCTCGGTATGTCCAACTGCGTACTGAGCAGCTTCGTCGCTCGTCAAGGGGCAAGCGGAGCGGCCAAGTTGTCATCGGACAGCGAGGATTACAAGTTCATGGCCACCATATGTGGATGTCTGACCAATCTGGCGGCGTTTCCCGAGGGCAGGACATATTTGGCGGTTGAAACGGATGGGCTTTTGTTTGCCAATAATCTGCTGCTGGCCTTGGAGTTATTTCGAATGCCGGAGGGAAGATTGCTGAAGAGAATGTCACTGACTTTCGTGTTCAACATCTGCCTGGAGAATAATGGGGCGAAATTTGTACTCGGCGATGAAGGTCGGTTCGGAAGCATTGTGCGATGTTTGGATCAAGGAAACTCGGAGGATGTGCTGACACTGGCCGCTAGCTTGCTGGtgcggttgatcaaggcggTTCCAGATTTCAGGGCAAAAGcagtaatttcttcgaaaattaccAAAGGCGTTGTTAAACAAATCGTTAATAATAGCAGCTCGGAACTGAAGGAAACTGCAAGCCATTTGTTGGAGTTGATTGAGTACGATTGGATCAAAGCGGCAGTGAATAATGTGAAATAA
- the LOC134225037 gene encoding ATP-dependent RNA helicase abstrakt has translation MSTDQPAVKRYRREEKDSDGSDAENDDKYVPYVPVKERKKQQLLKLGRIVQLTAEASNVGKSSSENEHDDENAEEAWGRKFNISLLDQHTELKKIAEAKKISAVEKQLKEEEKILESVAEKKALMGVAELAKGIQYEDPIKTSWKAPRYILARTDASHERVREKLRILVDGENVPPPIRSFREMKFPKAILAALEKRNIRKPSPIQVQGIPAVLAGRDLIGIAFTGSGKTLVFVLPIIMFSLEQELRLPFISKEGPYGLIICPSRELAKQTHDIIQYYCQHLQMSGMPEIRSALAIGGVPVNESLGIIQQGCHIMVATPGRLMDMLDKKLLKLDVCRYLCMDEADRMIDAGFEEDIRTIFSYFKGQRQTLLFSATMPKKIQNFAKSALVKPVTINVGRAGAASMNVTQDVEYVKQEAKVVYLLDCLQKTPPPVLIFAEKKQDVDAIHEYLLLKGVEAVAIHGGKDQEERYRSVEGFRNQEKDVLVATDVASKGLDFPDVQHVINYDMPDDIENYVHRIGRTGRSGSKGLATTFINKATEQFVLLDLKHLLIEAKQKVPPFLGELCSETEKYADLGDGCSYCGGLGHRITECPKLEAIQSKQASNIGRRDYLSNTAADY, from the exons ATGTCCACCGATCAGCCGGCGGTCAAACGGTACCGCCGCGAGGAAAAGGACTCGGACGGAAGTGATGCGGAAAACGACGACAAGTACGTGCCCTATGTCCCGGTGAAGGAACGCAAGAAACAGCAACTGCTCAAACTGGGCCGGATAGTCCAGCTGACGGCCGAGGCATCCAACGTGGGCAAATCGTCCAGCGAGAATGAACACGACGACGAAAACGCAGAGGAAGCGTGGGGCCGGAAGTTCAACATCAGTCTGTTGGATCAGCACACGGAACTGAAGAAGATCGCCGAGGCCAAGAAGATCAGTGCCGTCGAGAAGCAGTTAAAAGAG GAAGAGAAAATCCTCGAAAGTGTCGCCGAGAAGAAAGCCCTCATGGGTGTTGCCGAATTGGCAAAAGGCATCCAATACGAGGACCCGATCAAAACCAGCTGGAAGGCCCCTCGGTACATTCTCGCCAGAACGGACGCGTCCCACGAACGGGTTCGCGAAAAATTAAGAATTCTGGTAGACGGAGAGAACGTACCGCCACCGATTCGCTCCTTTCGGGAAATGAAGTTTCCGAAAGCAATTCTCGCGGCTCTGGAGAAGCGAAACATTCGGAAACCGTCACCCATTCAGGTGCAGGGAATTCCTGCCGTTCTGGCCGGCCGCGATTTAATCGGAATTGCCTTCACCGGTTCGGGAAAGACGTTGGTTTTTGTGCTGCCAATCATCATGTTCTCGTTGGAGCAGGAGCTCCGTCTGCCATTCATCAGCAAGGAAGGTCCATATGGGTTGATCATTTGCCCTTCGCGTGAGTTGGCCAAACAGACGCATGACATCATTCAGTACTATTGCCAGCACTTGCAAATGAGCGGTATGCCGGAAATACGCTCGGCGTTGGCCATTGGAGGTGTTCCGGTTAACGAGTCACTGGGAATCATCCAGCAGGGGTGTCACATTATGGTGGCAACTCCGGGTCGTCTTATGGACATGCTGGACAAGAAATTACTCAAATTGGACGTCTGTCGGTATCTCTGCATGGATGAGGCCGATCGGATGATTGACGCCGGTTTTGAAGAGGACATTCGAACCATTTTCTCGTACTTCAAAGGTCAGAGGCAAACGCTGCTCTTCTCCGCTACCATGCCtaagaagattcaaaattttgCCAAATCCGCCTTGGTCAAGCCGGTTACGATAAATGTGGGCCGAGCTGGAGCTGCTTCGATGAACGTAACCCAAGACGTGGAGTATGTCAAGCAAGAAGCGAAGGTCGTCTATCTTCTGGATTGCCTTCAGAAAACTCCTCCACCTGTGCTGATCTTCGCAGAAAAGAAACAGGACGTAGATGCCATCCACGAGTATCTCCTGCTGAAAGGCGTCGAAGCCGTAGCCATTCATGGCGGTAAGGATCAGGAGGAGCGATACCGTTCGGTCGAGGGTTTCAGAAACCAGGAAAAGGATGTTCTCGTTGCCACGGATGTGGCTTCTAAGGGTCTCGACTTTCCGGATGTACAACACGTCATCAACTATGATATGCCGGACGATATCGAAAACTACGTCCATAGGATTGGTCGTACCGGTAGATCGGGTTCGAAGGGTCTGGCCACCACATTCATCAACAAAGCCACTGAGCAGTTTGTGTTGCTGGATTTGAAGCATCTGTTGATTGAGGCCAAACAGAAGGTGCCGCCATTTCTGGGTGAACTTTGCTCCGAAACGGAGAAATATGCCGACCTGGGCGACGGTTGCAGTTATTGTGGTGGTCTTGGGCATAGAATTACCGAGTGTCCCAAGTTGGAAGCGATACAGAGCAAACAAGCGTCGAACATTGGGCGGAGGGATTATCTGTCTAACACGGCGGCTGATTATTAA
- the LOC134225039 gene encoding NF-kappa-B-repressing factor-like: MSAHINRKRKQPCFIGWKRKIVRQFIEGWIESDNSSALKTAEKDNHAVQKHETLETTELTSSKVNQFSYSNFVKADAEKPVSTVADPGLHNRDAKRLKAVIVYMYNENKISLKMSFEQAGMLFESDYDEKTKIFRYMVNDREICRAEGDHQEAHSKARDRLCEILRFYCYTVKRLKEYHTKRNVFCKIPGEHKSKQHFKDQQLDEANIGFRMMQKQGWAGGSLGNNEDGILEPIGLHKKAGKSGLGAEGQEAEKIPIEAFMIAIKQYASGNALYDLVFSPQFSKHQVIKLKDYASTLKLFPQLIGKRKQLVISKHLTLHQIKEGVQKGHSDLCAKYAVIPPICETHK, encoded by the exons ATGAGTGCCCACATCAACAGGAAGCGGAAGCAACCGTGTTTCATTGGATGGAAACGAAAAATCGTCCGCCAGTTTATAGAGGGGTGGATCGAAAGTGATAATTCTTCAGCACTCAAAACCGCAGAAAAGGATAACCACGCTGTGCAGAAGCATGAAACGCTGGAGACGACCGAACTTACTTCTAGCAAAGTAAACCAATTTAGCTATTCCAATTTTGTTAAAGCAGATGCTGAAAAGCCGGTCAGCACTGTGGCCGATCCCGGACTACATAATAGAGATGCAAAACGATTGAAAGCCGTAATAGTCTACATGTACAATGAGAACAAGATTTCGCTGAAGATGAGCTTTGAACAAGCTGGGATGCTGTTTGAATCCGATTACGATGAAAAGACGAAAATATTTCGGTACATGGTCAACGATCGGGAGATTTGTCGGGCAGAGGGCGATCATCAAGAGGCTCATTCCAAGGCACGCGATCGCTTGTGTGAAATTTTGCGCTTTTACTGCTACACTGTGAAG AGACTAAAAGAGTATCATACGAAGCGGAATGTGTTTTGTAAGATTCCCGGCGAGCATAAGAGCAAACAACACTTTAAAGACCAACAACTGGACGAGGCAAATATAGGTTTCCGAATGATGCAGAAACAGGGTTGGGCCGGTGGCTCTTTGGGAAACAACGAGGATGGTATCTTGGAACCGATCGGATTGCACAAGAAAGCTGGTAAAAGTGGACTGGGTGCTGAAGGGCAAGAAGCGGAGAAGATCCCCATCGAAGCGTTCATGATAGCCATCAAGCAATACGCATCGGGTAATGCTCTGTACGATTTGGTGTTCAGTCCGCAGTTTTCGAAGCATCAGGTCATCAAGTTGAAAGA CTATGCCTCGACGTTAAAGCTGTTTCCCCAATTAATTGGGAAACGCAAGCAACTAGTCATCAGTAAGCACCTTACCCTTCATCAGATCAAGGAAGGCGTCCAGAAAGGACATTCGGATCTGTGTGCCAAATACGCCGTTATTCCGCCTATATGTGaaacacataaataa
- the LOC134225043 gene encoding partner of xrn-2 protein 1-like — translation MAGAKFDVNKYKTFYECDEHWELRRMFMERHKDRFSEDELVCLAQVFTNVEFLGCRYPAETMTLIAELSKDVAAEYRQSRETKLKRTFVAASDAAASRYTKK, via the coding sequence ATGGCCGGAGCCAAATTCGACGTGAACAAGTACAAAACCTTCTACGAGTGCGACGAGCACTGGGAACTGCGCCGGATGTTCATGGAACGCCACAAGGATCGCTTCTCCGAGGACGAGCTGGTTTGTCTGGCGCAGGTTTTCACCAACGTGGAGTTCTTGGGATGTCGCTACCCGGCGGAAACGATGACCCTCATTGCGGAACTTTCAAAGGATGTGGCAGCAGAGTATCGGCAGTCGCGCGAAACCAAGTTGAAGCGGACGTTTGTGGCGGCTTCGGATGCGGCGGCATCGAGATATACTaagaaataa
- the LOC134225038 gene encoding uncharacterized protein LOC134225038 isoform X1 has translation MSDDETELLDDFLSGVSQFESNVTALTRVLEEYTGEAIEFEHLDDDIRRLEATSRTLCNSVEKAVQQMVPGLLAEVEAKNRQLDQLSVSNRNFETATKAHKEKIAQLEQELRATREYISSQAVGQFESVSWIGSIMGAMLWKSCKQHESVKSLIGTDSLRDFLGMSNCVLSSFVARQGASGAAKLSSDSEDYKFMATICGCLTNLAAFPEGRTYLAVETDGLLFANNLLLALELFRMPEGRLLKRMSLTFVFNICLENNGAKFVLGDEGRFGSIVRCLDQGNSEDVLTLAASLLVRLIKAVPDFRAKAVISSKITKGVVKQIVNNSSSELKETASHLLELIEYDWIKAAVNNVK, from the exons ATGTCTGATGACGAAACGGAACTTCTG GACGACTTTCTGAGCGGTGTTTCCCAGTTCGAATCGAACGTGACCGCACTGACCCGTGTGCTGGAAGAGTACACAGGGGAAGCGATCGAGTTTGAACACTTGGATGACGACATTCGTCGTTTGGAAGCAACCAGCAGAACCCTTTGCAACTCGGTGGAAAAAGCAGTTCAACAGATGGTGCCAGGATTGTTGGCGG AAGTTGAAGCGAAGAACCGACAGCTGGATCAGCTTAGCGTGTCCAACAGAAATTTCGAAACGGCAACGAAAGCTCACAAGGAGAAGATCGCCCAGTTGGAGCAGGAACTGAGGGCCACCAGAGA ATATATTTCCAGCCAGGCGGTTGGCCAGTTCGAATCCGTCTCGTGGATCGGATCGATAATGGGCGCAATGCTGTGGAAATCGTGCAAACAGCACGAAAGCGTCAAATCGCTAATTGGAACCGACAGCCTGCGGGACTTCCTCGGTATGTCCAACTGCGTACTGAGCAGCTTCGTCGCTCGTCAAGGGGCAAGCGGAGCGGCCAAGTTGTCATCGGACAGCGAGGATTACAAGTTCATGGCCACCATATGTGGATGTCTGACCAATCTGGCGGCGTTTCCCGAGGGCAGGACATATTTGGCGGTTGAAACGGATGGGCTTTTGTTTGCCAATAATCTGCTGCTGGCCTTGGAGTTATTTCGAATGCCGGAGGGAAGATTGCTGAAGAGAATGTCACTGACTTTCGTGTTCAACATCTGCCTGGAGAATAATGGGGCGAAATTTGTACTCGGCGATGAAGGTCGGTTCGGAAGCATTGTGCGATGTTTGGATCAAGGAAACTCGGAGGATGTGCTGACACTGGCCGCTAGCTTGCTGGtgcggttgatcaaggcggTTCCAGATTTCAGGGCAAAAGcagtaatttcttcgaaaattaccAAAGGCGTTGTTAAACAAATCGTTAATAATAGCAGCTCGGAACTGAAGGAAACTGCAAGCCATTTGTTGGAGTTGATTGAGTACGATTGGATCAAAGCGGCAGTGAATAATGTGAAATAA
- the LOC134222614 gene encoding uncharacterized protein LOC134222614 — protein sequence MLCVRPDICYAVGYLGRFQNQPGETHWQALKRVVRYMKGTKNLKLQYKQHKDAEALVGYADADWASDTEDRKSISGYIFKVYGNTVSWASRKQQTVALSSCEAEYAALSAAASEGLWLHGILQDLKQVQPNMAFKIFEDNRGCISMAANTENKRVKHIDVKHHFLRDHVAQGRLTIEAIGTANQKADTFTKPLEPGRFRELRTLLGLTDSGGVLE from the coding sequence ATGTTGTGTGTCCGACCCGACATATGCTATGCGGTTGGATACCTGGGGCGCTTCCAAAATCAACCTGGTGAAACTCACTGGCAAGCGCTGAAGAGAGTAGTTCGGTACATGAAGGGTACGAAGAACCTCAAACTTCAGTACAAGCAGCACAAGGACGCTGAGGCATTAGTCGGATACGCAGACGCTGACTGGGCGTCGGACACTGAAGATAGAAAATCTATTAGCGGCTACATTTTCAAGGTTTATGGTAACACCGTGTCCTGGGCTAGCCGCAAGCAACAAACCGTTGCGCTATCGTCGTGCGAAGCAGAGTATGCAGCCTTGAGTGCCGCGGCTTCCGAAGGGCTGTGGCTGCACGGAATCCTCCAGGACCTCAAACAAGTCCAACCGAATATGGCgttcaaaatttttgaagacAACCGTGGCTGCATTTCAATGGCCGCCAATACGGAGAACAAGCGTGTTAAGCACATTGATGTGAAGCACCACTTCCTTCGCGACCATGTAGCACAAGGACGACTTACAATTGAAGCAATTGGTACAGCAAATCAGAAAGCGGACACGTTCACCAAACCCCTGGAACCTGGACGTTTCCGCGAACTAAGGACCCTCCTAGGACTTACCGATTCAGGGGGGGTGTTGGAGTAA
- the LOC134225042 gene encoding uncharacterized protein LOC134225042 isoform X1 → MDTNEADAPQASTSAATMPKSPSTGGGRKRKLSTDECTNEQPNMKILSVELSDIELQVSLMDLSDEILMEIFLNLDSNSLVALSECCLRLNNLVQDKKLWISADFSSSRSGTQELQRKIKHLQAETRSLKIRGTAGLYPLDKWKTPTLTANLLMWINKYCPQLEHFEINEGYFDTNNMAIISFPPSIRTLVFRKCEADRSMASEIRMGFLSKIDRTLQKLEELTIEYCSWFDTHDFMALSKVPHLRYLSLRGCANMKDSVPYASIATRFGFKKLEVLDLRDTPISDSDVSCFNIVHSLKELLLECPEYLRTERGLNEYNEAERQRVEQLRQIANQDIINIRYHPGADVAANQQENAQPADENAAEPVPPPRPPRPHFLGEGRNVYRFVNRHFFPNLHENAGDNVIRIINRADLDPAGAAANQADQQQQANNNNDAPAAGAGAADAPAPAAAQNEEQPARPAAPIIAPLPPLPDIPEIRQRHVRIVYNRHNIIRIVNHPERNNNNNNGENVHNEQQQNQLPLYRLPVEVAYQQIFEAGNRDRAENGPVPAVAPQAQAPAAAAAAAVVANGPVANGGDAINGHENQNAENGERPAAAAPEVRNPPPPQPQEDVNVRVILHGAIQNNQPRMMPHVIIVRGENNPAGAGEAADNNQQRPANAFYQYLNIGPGAQGPNYVSLVSDRGVCAYGVSRQELGGAAFIREYLRPNATSLERLLVRNYKLVTDTSLDHLESAAPHLKLLDVTGTSVTAEGVRRFHLARPNCTILSDFD, encoded by the exons ATGGATACGAACGAAGCCGATGCCCCGCAGGCATCCACTTCTGCGGCGACCATGCCAAAATCGCCATCCACCGGTGGTGGTCGCAAACGTAAACTATCCACCGATGAATGCACTAACGAGCAGCCGAACATGAAGATCCTGTCGGTTGAACTGTCCGACATTGAACTGCAGGTATCGCTCATGGACTTGAGCGACGAAATCCTAATGGAAATTTTTCTCAACTTGGACAGCAATAGCCTGGTTGCCCTGTCCGAGTGCTGTTTGCGCCTGAACAACTTAGTCCAGGACAAGAAGCTTTGGATATCGGCCGATTTCAGCTCGTCCCGCTCGGGCACCCAGGAGCTACAAAGGAAGATAAAACATCTGCAAGCGGAAACCCGTTCACTTAAGATCCGTGGCACGGCCGGTTTGTATCCGCTAGATAAGTGGAAAACGCCAACCCTGACCGCGAACCTGCTGATGTGGATTAACAAATACTGCCCGCAGTTGGAGCACTTTGAAATCAACGAGGGATACTTCGACACGAACAACATGGCGATCATTTCGTTTCCACCGAGTATACGGACGTTGGTTTTCCGCAAATGTGAAGCGGATCGCTCAATGGCTTCCGAGATTCGGATGGGATTCCTGTCGAAAATCGACAGAACATTGCAAAAGTTGGAA GAACTCACAATCGAATATTGCAGTTGGTTCGATACGCACGATTTTATGGCTCTTTCTAAGGTGCCACATTTGCGATATTTAAGCTTACGGGGCTGCGCCAACATGAAGGATAGCGTACCATATGCCAGTATTGCTACGCGGTTTGGTTTTAAGAAATTAGAG GTTCTAGATCTTCGCGATACCCCCATATCGGATTCCGACGTCAGCTGTTTCAACATTGTTCACTCGCTGAAAGAGCTTCTGCTGGAATGTCCGGAGTACCTTCGAACCGAGCGCGGTTTGAATGAGTACAACGAAGCCGAACGGCAACGTGTAGAACAGCTGCGCCAAATAGCCAATCAGGACATTATTAATATTCGATACCATCCGGGTGCCGATGTTGCTGCCAATCAGCAGGAAAACGCTCAACCAGCGGATGAAAATGCGGCTGAACCGGTTCCGCCGCCACGTCCTCCGCGACCCCATTTTTTGGGAGAAGGACGCAACGTGTATCGGTTTGTTAATCGGCACTTTTTTCCTAACCTGCACGAGAATGCCGGTGATAATGTGATTCGGATCATCAATCGGGCCGATTTGGATCCTGCAGGTGCTGCTGCAAATCAAGCCGATCAGCAACAACAAGCAAATAATAATAACGATGCACCAGCTGCAGGGGCAGGGGCGGCAGATGCACCAGCGCCAGCAGCTGCACAAAATGAGGAACAACCAGCGCGACCGGCGGCCCCAATTATAGCACCACTGCCACCTTTGCCAGATATCCCCGAAATCCGCCAACGTCATGTTAGAATCGTGTACAATCGACACAACATCATAAGGATCGTTAATCATCCGGAACggaacaacaacaataacaatggAGAGAACGTCCACAACGAACAGCAGCAGAATCAATTACCATTATACCGGCTACCGGTCGAGGTAGCTTATCAACAAATTTTTGAAGCAGGCAATAGAGATCGCGCAGAAAACGGTCCAGTTCCAGCTGTGGCACCTCAAGCTCAGGCACCTGCGGCTGCTGCTGCAGCAGCAGTGGTGGCAAATGGTCCGGTCGCGAACGGGGGAGACGCCATAAATGGTCACGAAAATCAAAACGCTGAAAACGGCGAACGGCCAGCTGCAGCAGCACCGGAAGTGCGGAATCCACCGCCGCCTCAGCCACAGGAAGATGTCAATG TCCGAGTGATTCTGCACGGGGCCATACAGAACAACCAACCCAGGATGATGCCGCACGTGATCATCGTCAGAGGGGAGAACAATCCCGCAGGAGCAGGTGAGGCAGCCGATAACAATCAGCAACGACCGGCCAACGCATTCTACCAGTATCTTAACATAGGTCCAGGCGCCCAGGGACCGAACTACGTTTCGCTGGTCAGCGATCGCGGGGTGTGCGCATACGGCGTTTCCCGACAAGAACTCGGAGGGGCGGCGTTCATCCGAGAGTACCTCCGGCCAAACGCCACCAGCCTGGAGCGACTGTTGGTGCGAAACTACAAACTGGTCACCGATACCTCGCTGGATCATCTCGAATCGGCTGCACCGCATCTGAAGCTGCTGGACGTTACCGGAACCTCGGTCACAGCGGAAGGCGTCCGTAGGTTCCATCTAGCCCGACCTAACTGTACCATACTTTCGGACTTTGATTAG
- the LOC134225042 gene encoding uncharacterized protein LOC134225042 isoform X2 — MDTNEADAPQASTSAATMPKSPSTGGGRKRKLSTDECTNEQPNMKILSVELSDIELQVSLMDLSDEILMEIFLNLDSNSLVALSECCLRLNNLVQDKKLWISADFSSSRSGTQELQRKIKHLQAETRSLKIRGTAGLYPLDKWKTPTLTANLLMWINKYCPQLEHFEINEGYFDTNNMAIISFPPSIRTLVFRKCEADRSMASEIRMGFLSKIDRTLQKLEELTIEYCSWFDTHDFMALSKVPHLRYLSLRGCANMKDSVPYASIATRFGFKKLEVLDLRDTPISDSDVSCFNIVHSLKELLLECPEYLRTERGLNEYNEAERQRVEQLRQIANQDIINIRYHPGADVAANQQENAQPADENAAEPVPPPRPPRPHFLGEGRNVYRFVNRHFFPNLHENAGDNVIRIINRADLDPAGAAANQADQQQQANNNNDAPAAGAGAADAPAPAAAQNEEQPARPAAPIIAPLPPLPDIPEIRQRHVRIVYNRHNIIRIVNHPERNNNNNNGENVHNEQQQNQLPLYRLPVEVAYQQIFEAGNRDRAENGPVPAVAPQAQAPAAAAAAAVVANGPVANGGDAINGHENQNAENGERPAAAAPEVRNPPPPQPQEDVNVRVILHGAIQNNQPRMMPHVIIVRGENNPAGAGPGAQGPNYVSLVSDRGVCAYGVSRQELGGAAFIREYLRPNATSLERLLVRNYKLVTDTSLDHLESAAPHLKLLDVTGTSVTAEGVRRFHLARPNCTILSDFD, encoded by the exons ATGGATACGAACGAAGCCGATGCCCCGCAGGCATCCACTTCTGCGGCGACCATGCCAAAATCGCCATCCACCGGTGGTGGTCGCAAACGTAAACTATCCACCGATGAATGCACTAACGAGCAGCCGAACATGAAGATCCTGTCGGTTGAACTGTCCGACATTGAACTGCAGGTATCGCTCATGGACTTGAGCGACGAAATCCTAATGGAAATTTTTCTCAACTTGGACAGCAATAGCCTGGTTGCCCTGTCCGAGTGCTGTTTGCGCCTGAACAACTTAGTCCAGGACAAGAAGCTTTGGATATCGGCCGATTTCAGCTCGTCCCGCTCGGGCACCCAGGAGCTACAAAGGAAGATAAAACATCTGCAAGCGGAAACCCGTTCACTTAAGATCCGTGGCACGGCCGGTTTGTATCCGCTAGATAAGTGGAAAACGCCAACCCTGACCGCGAACCTGCTGATGTGGATTAACAAATACTGCCCGCAGTTGGAGCACTTTGAAATCAACGAGGGATACTTCGACACGAACAACATGGCGATCATTTCGTTTCCACCGAGTATACGGACGTTGGTTTTCCGCAAATGTGAAGCGGATCGCTCAATGGCTTCCGAGATTCGGATGGGATTCCTGTCGAAAATCGACAGAACATTGCAAAAGTTGGAA GAACTCACAATCGAATATTGCAGTTGGTTCGATACGCACGATTTTATGGCTCTTTCTAAGGTGCCACATTTGCGATATTTAAGCTTACGGGGCTGCGCCAACATGAAGGATAGCGTACCATATGCCAGTATTGCTACGCGGTTTGGTTTTAAGAAATTAGAG GTTCTAGATCTTCGCGATACCCCCATATCGGATTCCGACGTCAGCTGTTTCAACATTGTTCACTCGCTGAAAGAGCTTCTGCTGGAATGTCCGGAGTACCTTCGAACCGAGCGCGGTTTGAATGAGTACAACGAAGCCGAACGGCAACGTGTAGAACAGCTGCGCCAAATAGCCAATCAGGACATTATTAATATTCGATACCATCCGGGTGCCGATGTTGCTGCCAATCAGCAGGAAAACGCTCAACCAGCGGATGAAAATGCGGCTGAACCGGTTCCGCCGCCACGTCCTCCGCGACCCCATTTTTTGGGAGAAGGACGCAACGTGTATCGGTTTGTTAATCGGCACTTTTTTCCTAACCTGCACGAGAATGCCGGTGATAATGTGATTCGGATCATCAATCGGGCCGATTTGGATCCTGCAGGTGCTGCTGCAAATCAAGCCGATCAGCAACAACAAGCAAATAATAATAACGATGCACCAGCTGCAGGGGCAGGGGCGGCAGATGCACCAGCGCCAGCAGCTGCACAAAATGAGGAACAACCAGCGCGACCGGCGGCCCCAATTATAGCACCACTGCCACCTTTGCCAGATATCCCCGAAATCCGCCAACGTCATGTTAGAATCGTGTACAATCGACACAACATCATAAGGATCGTTAATCATCCGGAACggaacaacaacaataacaatggAGAGAACGTCCACAACGAACAGCAGCAGAATCAATTACCATTATACCGGCTACCGGTCGAGGTAGCTTATCAACAAATTTTTGAAGCAGGCAATAGAGATCGCGCAGAAAACGGTCCAGTTCCAGCTGTGGCACCTCAAGCTCAGGCACCTGCGGCTGCTGCTGCAGCAGCAGTGGTGGCAAATGGTCCGGTCGCGAACGGGGGAGACGCCATAAATGGTCACGAAAATCAAAACGCTGAAAACGGCGAACGGCCAGCTGCAGCAGCACCGGAAGTGCGGAATCCACCGCCGCCTCAGCCACAGGAAGATGTCAATG TCCGAGTGATTCTGCACGGGGCCATACAGAACAACCAACCCAGGATGATGCCGCACGTGATCATCGTCAGAGGGGAGAACAATCCCGCAGGAGCAG GTCCAGGCGCCCAGGGACCGAACTACGTTTCGCTGGTCAGCGATCGCGGGGTGTGCGCATACGGCGTTTCCCGACAAGAACTCGGAGGGGCGGCGTTCATCCGAGAGTACCTCCGGCCAAACGCCACCAGCCTGGAGCGACTGTTGGTGCGAAACTACAAACTGGTCACCGATACCTCGCTGGATCATCTCGAATCGGCTGCACCGCATCTGAAGCTGCTGGACGTTACCGGAACCTCGGTCACAGCGGAAGGCGTCCGTAGGTTCCATCTAGCCCGACCTAACTGTACCATACTTTCGGACTTTGATTAG